A genomic region of Caldicellulosiruptor acetigenus contains the following coding sequences:
- a CDS encoding biotin--[acetyl-CoA-carboxylase] ligase, with the protein MDEKDIFILRKLYENKYISGEELASSLNISRMAINKRIKSLKALGYKIESARKKGYELSDKDIIRIWEIKDYIQSSNLFKEFIYLDEVDSTNTYVKQNQQHLKSSTVVYAERQTQGRGRLSRRWVDLEKGIKISILLKLLLLDLEKIVPLTLFTGLVINRVLRKYGVNSFIKWSNDIYLNGKKVCGILCELSGEVEGFGSIIIGIGINVNAKSIPDEIKDIATSLKAETSKDFDRTELIIDILKEFEKEIPNFEKYGFSHFRDEYKSFCINLGKEILVNGQKMLCMDIGENGELVCEKDGKIVEISSGEVTIRF; encoded by the coding sequence ATGGATGAAAAGGACATCTTCATATTAAGAAAGCTGTATGAAAATAAGTATATCTCTGGTGAAGAGCTTGCCTCTTCTTTGAATATTAGCCGAATGGCAATAAACAAGAGGATAAAATCGCTGAAAGCTTTGGGCTACAAGATTGAGTCTGCCAGGAAAAAAGGTTATGAGCTTTCTGACAAAGATATAATAAGAATTTGGGAGATAAAAGACTACATCCAATCTTCAAACCTTTTCAAAGAGTTTATATACCTTGATGAGGTGGACTCAACAAATACATATGTAAAACAGAACCAGCAGCATCTTAAAAGTAGCACAGTTGTATATGCTGAGAGGCAAACTCAGGGAAGAGGCAGACTTTCGCGCAGGTGGGTGGACCTTGAAAAAGGTATAAAGATATCCATATTATTGAAACTTCTTTTGCTGGATTTAGAAAAAATTGTACCGCTTACACTTTTCACAGGACTTGTAATAAACAGGGTTTTGAGAAAATATGGAGTTAACTCTTTTATAAAATGGTCAAATGATATATACTTAAACGGCAAAAAGGTTTGTGGTATTCTTTGTGAACTTTCAGGTGAGGTTGAAGGTTTTGGCAGTATTATAATTGGTATAGGAATCAACGTCAATGCAAAAAGCATACCGGATGAGATAAAAGACATCGCAACAAGTTTGAAGGCTGAAACATCAAAAGATTTTGACAGAACTGAATTAATCATTGACATTTTGAAAGAATTTGAAAAAGAAATTCCCAACTTTGAAAAATATGGTTTTTCACATTTCAGGGATGAGTACAAAAGCTTTTGCATAAATCTTGGAAAAGAGATTTTGGTAAATGGACAGAAGATGCTTTGCATGGACATTGGCGAAAATGGGGAGCTTGTATGTGAAAAGGATGGGAAAATAGTAGAGATTTCAAGCGGTGAGGTTACGATAAGGTTTTAA
- the tmk gene encoding dTMP kinase: MATEMKFYGFELPNFELLQKRGKLIVIEGPDCSGRSTQIELLKEWLEASGYAVLNTGLKRSRLVGDVIERAKKGNTLGKTTLSLLYCCDFADQLENQIIPALSAGYVVLADRYIFTLMARDIVRGADKEWLKKLLGFAIIPDLIIYLDVSIDILLARTFQKYGHLDYWESGMDIQLSADMFESFKKYHFLLKKEYEEMAKEYNFVVIDGNQGVGIIQKRIREEILKILQEEDKNESVRTV, translated from the coding sequence ATGGCAACTGAAATGAAATTTTATGGTTTTGAGCTTCCAAATTTTGAGTTGTTACAAAAGCGAGGTAAACTGATTGTAATAGAAGGCCCAGACTGTTCAGGTAGGTCAACACAGATAGAGCTTTTAAAAGAATGGCTTGAGGCAAGCGGTTATGCAGTGCTAAATACTGGGCTTAAAAGGTCAAGACTGGTGGGCGATGTTATAGAAAGAGCTAAAAAGGGCAATACACTTGGTAAGACTACCTTGAGCCTTCTTTACTGTTGTGATTTTGCTGACCAGCTCGAAAATCAGATAATACCTGCTCTTTCTGCGGGTTATGTCGTTCTTGCAGACAGATATATTTTTACTCTCATGGCTCGTGATATTGTCAGAGGGGCAGATAAAGAATGGCTTAAAAAACTTTTGGGTTTTGCGATAATTCCAGACCTTATAATTTATCTTGATGTCAGTATAGATATTTTGCTTGCCAGAACATTTCAGAAGTATGGGCATCTTGATTACTGGGAATCTGGAATGGACATTCAGCTTTCTGCTGACATGTTCGAAAGTTTTAAAAAATATCATTTCTTGCTCAAAAAAGAATATGAAGAAATGGCGAAAGAATATAATTTTGTAGTTATTGATGGCAATCAGGGTGTAGGTATCATCCAGAAAAGAATTAGGGAAGAAATCTTAAAAATACTGCAAGAGGAGGATAAAAATGAATCAGTTAGAACTGTTTGA
- a CDS encoding Ppx/GppA phosphatase family protein, producing MKKRIGIIDIGSNTVRVVVYEIDKGIFFRLIEDESIVVRLAEYEEKDRIPSYKVSLLIEVLNFFIGLCKMNGVAKQDILAVATAAIRDATNKMEVLENIKKYTELEVRVLTEFEEAHYNLWATKCSLNYQDGLLVDIGGGSTEFVYFKDKNLKYWGSIKLGAVNCSKKISQISEPSLSLREVEAEVMSVFEKYKWMEELNNVNLIGIGGSIRNLGRIIQHKKDYPITTLHNFAISYQEFIEVYNMLQSVEVEKRKSIPGLSEKRADIILGAFVILKVLFDRIKTQKLYVSSYGLREGILFENLFKDANSAAFSSEILLEYSINNYLNFFSFSKKHSKNVCRYALMLFDQLLLVFPHYFDKEDRIILKAAALLHDIGTYLSFYQHAQHSAYVILNLPLFGLSHQDIILTAEIVSFHENSKSKAPFLARYIKVLSPDRVKKIKPLALILKLAEILDKRENGLVTSIRCSQECEKVVLRIYSKSNLEVEISLAERLKPQFEKIFGKQLIIKNNM from the coding sequence ATGAAAAAAAGAATAGGGATAATTGACATTGGCTCAAATACAGTAAGGGTTGTGGTGTATGAGATTGATAAGGGAATATTTTTCAGATTAATTGAAGATGAGAGTATAGTGGTAAGACTTGCAGAATATGAAGAAAAAGACCGGATACCTTCTTATAAGGTTTCGCTTTTGATTGAAGTGCTCAACTTTTTCATAGGGCTTTGCAAAATGAACGGGGTTGCAAAACAGGATATATTGGCAGTTGCTACCGCTGCTATTAGGGATGCAACCAATAAGATGGAAGTTTTAGAAAATATCAAGAAATATACAGAATTAGAAGTAAGAGTACTTACAGAGTTTGAAGAAGCACACTACAACCTGTGGGCAACAAAATGCTCTTTAAACTATCAGGATGGGCTTTTGGTTGACATTGGCGGAGGAAGCACTGAGTTTGTTTATTTCAAAGATAAAAACCTAAAGTATTGGGGTTCAATCAAACTTGGTGCTGTAAACTGTTCAAAAAAGATTTCACAGATTTCGGAGCCTTCTTTATCATTGAGAGAAGTAGAAGCTGAAGTAATGTCAGTTTTTGAAAAATATAAATGGATGGAAGAGCTAAACAATGTAAATCTTATTGGGATTGGTGGAAGCATAAGAAATCTTGGCAGAATTATTCAACATAAAAAAGATTATCCCATTACTACTTTGCACAACTTTGCAATTTCGTACCAAGAATTTATTGAGGTTTACAATATGCTCCAAAGTGTAGAGGTTGAAAAACGAAAGAGCATTCCTGGACTTTCTGAGAAAAGAGCTGATATCATTTTAGGAGCTTTTGTGATATTGAAAGTACTGTTTGATAGAATAAAAACTCAAAAGCTTTATGTCAGTTCATATGGACTACGCGAAGGTATTCTATTTGAAAATTTATTCAAAGATGCAAATTCAGCAGCTTTCTCTTCTGAAATTTTATTAGAGTATAGTATAAACAATTATCTAAATTTTTTTAGTTTCAGCAAAAAACATTCAAAAAATGTCTGCAGATATGCACTTATGCTATTTGACCAGCTGCTATTAGTTTTTCCACACTATTTTGACAAAGAAGACAGGATTATTTTAAAGGCAGCTGCTCTACTTCATGATATAGGGACTTATTTGAGTTTTTATCAGCATGCTCAGCATTCAGCTTATGTTATTTTAAATTTGCCGCTCTTTGGACTTTCACACCAAGATATAATACTTACTGCAGAGATTGTATCTTTTCATGAAAATTCAAAATCAAAAGCACCTTTTTTGGCAAGGTATATAAAGGTATTAAGCCCTGACAGAGTAAAAAAGATAAAGCCGCTTGCACTTATTTTAAAACTGGCAGAGATACTTGATAAAAGAGAAAATGGACTTGTTACATCTATAAGATGTAGTCAAGAATGTGAAAAAGTGGTTTTAAGAATATACTCAAAGTCTAACCTTGAAGTTGAAATATCTCTCGCAGAAAGATTAAAACCTCAGTTTGAGAAAATATTTGGCAAACAGCTCATTATAAAAAACAATATGTAA
- a CDS encoding DUF1284 domain-containing protein, translated as MSRIKVPIIIRAHHLLCFLGFRGAGYSKEFVENFERVYKSVYLENLPIKIVSFPDEICRYCPNLNTTECRFEQKVKEYDEKVIELLKFYGLSDLEDVLPSEAYNVLKKALPQQLESICRTCEWFAIGFCRESFYRKDLWKNG; from the coding sequence ATGAGCAGAATAAAAGTGCCAATTATAATCAGAGCACATCATCTTTTGTGTTTTCTGGGCTTTAGAGGGGCAGGGTACAGCAAGGAGTTTGTTGAAAATTTTGAGAGGGTATATAAAAGCGTTTATCTTGAAAATTTGCCTATAAAGATTGTATCTTTTCCAGATGAAATTTGCAGGTACTGCCCAAATTTGAACACTACAGAGTGCAGGTTTGAACAGAAGGTAAAAGAGTATGATGAAAAAGTAATTGAGCTTTTAAAGTTTTATGGGCTTTCTGATTTAGAAGATGTGCTGCCATCTGAAGCTTACAATGTTTTGAAAAAGGCTTTGCCACAGCAGCTCGAGAGCATCTGCCGAACATGTGAATGGTTTGCCATTGGTTTTTGCAGAGAAAGCTTTTATAGAAAGGACTTGTGGAAAAATGGATGA
- a CDS encoding methyl-accepting chemotaxis protein gives MPPKNEQNGAVKKGVISLTYVALAFIIILDILLGIIMPNASLKLNAILVATITFILTLAITAFMIRYEMNKMIAKLEDVLEKIKNGDYSKLISSKEFGNIQRVASSVNIVLSDIKTLIESFFDLSNAIVGASKKVTKTSEEAAAAIEEIAKTVEEIAKGASQQAEEAQHGVLLVNNLSEQINAVSESYNGVIEEANKIDVLNKDGIEKMSTLREKSEIAVSTAERVIDTIMSFIDRIKNISNFVEVINTIAEQTNLLALNAAIEAARAGEAGRGFAVVADEVRKLADQSKKAADEINSIVDVILGETENTIKIIDEIKEAALGQKDAVVESQQSFAKISDEINAIVEKTYVVKEALSRMEEARNAVIRAIESISSVSEETAAASQEVAATVENQLNSINEMKYSAQSLQKLVDELEKRLKKYKIR, from the coding sequence ATGCCGCCAAAAAATGAGCAAAACGGTGCTGTCAAAAAAGGAGTTATAAGTCTTACATACGTTGCCCTTGCATTTATAATCATCCTTGATATTCTGCTTGGCATAATAATGCCAAATGCAAGCTTAAAGCTCAATGCTATTTTGGTTGCAACAATCACATTCATCCTGACCTTAGCCATCACAGCTTTTATGATTAGGTATGAGATGAACAAGATGATTGCAAAACTTGAAGATGTTCTCGAAAAAATCAAAAACGGTGATTACAGCAAGCTGATTTCGTCAAAAGAGTTCGGCAACATCCAGAGAGTAGCATCAAGCGTAAACATTGTTCTTTCTGATATCAAGACGTTGATTGAAAGCTTTTTTGACCTGTCAAACGCAATTGTCGGTGCATCCAAAAAGGTCACAAAGACATCCGAAGAAGCAGCCGCTGCAATTGAAGAGATTGCAAAGACTGTTGAGGAGATTGCAAAAGGTGCTTCCCAGCAGGCTGAAGAGGCACAGCATGGTGTGCTGCTTGTAAATAACCTCTCTGAACAGATAAACGCTGTGTCTGAAAGCTACAACGGCGTGATTGAAGAGGCAAATAAGATCGACGTTCTCAACAAAGACGGTATTGAAAAGATGAGCACTCTTAGAGAAAAGAGCGAAATTGCAGTGTCAACAGCTGAAAGGGTAATCGACACTATCATGTCTTTCATTGACAGGATTAAAAACATCTCAAACTTTGTTGAGGTGATAAACACCATCGCCGAGCAGACAAACCTTTTGGCACTCAACGCTGCAATTGAGGCAGCAAGAGCGGGTGAGGCAGGAAGAGGGTTTGCAGTTGTTGCAGATGAGGTCAGAAAACTTGCCGACCAGAGCAAAAAGGCAGCAGATGAGATAAATTCTATAGTTGATGTCATTTTGGGTGAGACAGAAAATACAATAAAGATTATTGACGAGATAAAAGAGGCAGCACTTGGTCAGAAAGATGCGGTTGTGGAATCACAGCAGTCCTTTGCAAAAATCTCCGATGAGATAAACGCAATTGTTGAAAAGACATATGTGGTAAAAGAAGCGCTCAGCAGAATGGAAGAGGCAAGAAATGCAGTTATTCGGGCAATAGAGAGCATATCTTCTGTGTCTGAAGAGACGGCTGCAGCATCACAAGAGGTTGCAGCAACTGTTGAAAACCAGTTAAATTCCATAAATGAGATGAAATACTCTGCCCAGTCACTTCAAAAGCTTGTTGATGAGCTTGAAAAGAGGCTCAAAAAATACAAGATACGATAA
- the murA gene encoding UDP-N-acetylglucosamine 1-carboxyvinyltransferase, with the protein MSKFVIEGANKISGCIKVHSSKNAILPLLAASLLSNNQIEILDVPLLEDIKVLLQLLSHCGCDVKIEDGKLQITPDIKNGDINVDGVNKLRASILLLGSLLARGKKVVLGMPGGCNIGTRPIDLHIKGLSQLGAEIKLNQGYIEAKVKKLKGAKVYLDFPSVGATENIVIAAVLAEGETIIENAATEPEVVCLANFLNSMGAKVMGAGTDTIRVLGVKKLFGCSFVPIPDRIEAGTYMAMAAMCGGVLELTNVICEHIRPIIAKFKESGVKVYEGENVVRIEAPDRILATDIKTLPYPGFPTDMQAPMMSMLSIAKGTSVVIETIFENRFLHVGELVKMGANIKVEGRVAVVEGVKKLKGAKVEAKDLRGGAALVLAALAAEGVSEIEGAFHIDRGYFEFEKNIASLGGKIKRV; encoded by the coding sequence ATGTCGAAATTTGTAATAGAAGGTGCAAATAAGATTTCAGGATGCATAAAGGTTCACAGCTCGAAAAATGCGATATTGCCACTTTTGGCAGCGTCCTTGCTGTCAAATAATCAGATTGAAATTCTGGATGTTCCTTTGCTGGAAGACATCAAAGTGCTTTTGCAGCTTCTTTCCCACTGTGGGTGCGATGTAAAGATTGAGGACGGCAAACTGCAAATCACTCCTGATATCAAAAACGGTGATATAAACGTAGATGGAGTGAACAAGCTCAGAGCTTCAATACTTCTTTTAGGAAGCCTTCTTGCACGTGGGAAAAAGGTTGTACTTGGAATGCCGGGCGGGTGCAATATTGGCACACGTCCGATTGACCTTCACATAAAAGGGCTTTCCCAGCTTGGTGCAGAGATTAAACTCAATCAAGGGTACATTGAAGCAAAGGTTAAAAAGCTAAAAGGTGCCAAGGTATATTTAGACTTTCCGTCTGTTGGAGCAACAGAAAATATCGTGATAGCAGCCGTTTTAGCAGAGGGGGAGACCATAATAGAAAACGCTGCAACAGAACCTGAGGTTGTGTGTCTTGCAAATTTTTTGAATTCAATGGGCGCAAAAGTGATGGGTGCCGGCACTGATACCATCAGGGTTTTGGGTGTGAAAAAGCTTTTCGGCTGCTCATTTGTGCCAATTCCGGACAGGATTGAGGCGGGAACGTACATGGCAATGGCTGCAATGTGCGGTGGCGTGCTTGAACTTACAAATGTGATTTGTGAGCATATAAGACCCATTATTGCCAAGTTCAAAGAGAGCGGTGTGAAGGTCTATGAAGGGGAAAATGTTGTACGCATTGAGGCACCGGACAGGATTTTAGCAACAGACATAAAAACCCTGCCTTACCCTGGTTTTCCAACAGATATGCAAGCGCCAATGATGAGCATGCTGAGTATAGCAAAAGGTACAAGCGTTGTTATTGAGACAATATTTGAAAACAGATTCTTGCACGTTGGAGAGCTTGTCAAGATGGGCGCAAATATAAAAGTGGAAGGAAGAGTAGCAGTGGTTGAAGGAGTAAAAAAGCTCAAAGGTGCAAAGGTTGAAGCAAAAGACTTGCGCGGTGGTGCTGCACTTGTTTTAGCGGCGCTTGCAGCAGAGGGTGTGAGTGAGATTGAAGGTGCTTTTCATATCGACAGGGGATATTTTGAATTTGAGAAAAATATCGCAAGCCTTGGCGGAAAGATAAAGAGAGTTTAA
- a CDS encoding HD domain-containing protein, whose product MNQLELFDHNVLQLAQKYGYDPRHASFVKDQALFLFDSTVNLHNLSDTERKLLEHACILHDIGTFINEKKHHKHSYYLIRNDLALKEYPKELKKILALVCYNHRKKIKSKTFKLKSKDKNMTLILSAILRLADSFDYSGEEIQIKGIKIEDDLVRIVVDGIITPTLLSRVEKKGELFLYLFELQKIEIENKVRVS is encoded by the coding sequence ATGAATCAGTTAGAACTGTTTGATCATAACGTGCTTCAACTTGCTCAAAAATATGGATACGACCCGCGACATGCGAGTTTTGTAAAAGACCAGGCTCTGTTTTTATTCGACAGTACCGTAAATCTTCACAACTTATCAGATACTGAAAGAAAACTCTTGGAACATGCGTGTATATTGCATGATATTGGTACGTTTATTAATGAAAAGAAACACCATAAGCATTCATATTATCTGATTAGAAATGACCTTGCCTTGAAGGAGTACCCAAAAGAACTTAAAAAGATTTTAGCTTTGGTGTGCTATAACCACAGAAAAAAGATTAAATCAAAGACCTTTAAATTGAAATCGAAAGACAAAAATATGACCCTTATATTGAGTGCAATTTTAAGACTTGCAGATAGCTTTGATTATTCGGGTGAAGAAATACAAATAAAAGGAATAAAAATCGAGGATGATTTGGTAAGGATTGTTGTCGATGGAATTATAACACCTACTCTTCTCAGCCGGGTGGAGAAAAAAGGAGAACTGTTTTTATATCTATTTGAACTGCAAAAGATTGAGATTGAAAACAAAGTAAGAGTAAGCTAA
- the tmk gene encoding dTMP kinase yields the protein MIFKEIRGLGLTKTYEGRLFVVEGCDVSGKSTQVHLLKKWLEFLGYTVFFTEWNSSDLVKSATKKAKKKNLLTPTTFSLLHACDFADRYERLILPHLRAGYIVLCDRYIYTAYARDIARGCNPEWVKTVYDFAVKPTVTFYFKVPVDVAIDRILMGRTQIKYYEAGMDLGLSSDTVESFKLYQSKIIQMYDMLAEQEGFITIDGTLSIREQQKMVREIVQRYLHDYRPPTQKWILNTYNKEGEAKWQLK from the coding sequence ATGATATTCAAGGAGATAAGAGGTTTGGGACTTACAAAAACATATGAAGGGAGATTATTTGTTGTGGAAGGATGTGATGTTTCTGGCAAATCTACCCAGGTTCATCTTCTAAAAAAGTGGCTGGAGTTTTTAGGATATACTGTATTTTTTACCGAATGGAATTCATCTGACTTAGTAAAGAGCGCTACAAAGAAGGCAAAAAAGAAAAATCTATTAACTCCCACTACTTTTTCCCTTTTACATGCTTGTGATTTTGCTGATAGATATGAAAGGCTTATACTTCCTCATTTGCGGGCAGGATATATAGTATTGTGTGACAGATACATCTATACAGCCTATGCACGGGACATTGCAAGAGGCTGCAATCCAGAGTGGGTAAAGACAGTATATGATTTTGCGGTAAAGCCAACTGTAACATTTTATTTTAAAGTGCCGGTTGATGTAGCAATTGACAGGATTTTAATGGGTCGAACACAAATAAAGTACTATGAAGCAGGGATGGATTTGGGATTAAGTTCAGATACCGTTGAAAGTTTTAAGCTTTATCAGTCAAAGATTATTCAGATGTACGACATGCTTGCTGAGCAGGAAGGGTTTATTACAATTGATGGAACCCTTTCTATAAGGGAACAACAAAAGATGGTCAGGGAGATTGTCCAAAGATATCTTCATGACTACAGACCACCTACTCAAAAGTGGATATTGAATACTTATAACAAAGAAGGTGAAGCTAAATGGCAACTGAAATGA